Proteins encoded in a region of the Kryptolebias marmoratus isolate JLee-2015 linkage group LG14, ASM164957v2, whole genome shotgun sequence genome:
- the sptan1 gene encoding spectrin alpha chain, non-erythrocytic 1 isoform X3, with the protein MDIVGVKVLETAEDIQERRQQVLDRYRRFKELSVVRRQKLEDSYRFQFFRRDADELEKWIQEKLQIASDENYKDPSNLQGKLQKHQAFEAEVQANSGAIIKLDKTGNLMITEGHFASETIRTRLEELHRLWDLLLQKTKEKGMRLLQAQKLVQYLRECEDALDWISDKEAIVTSEEVGQDLEHVELLQKKFEEFQTDLAAHEERVNEVNQLAAKLIQEEHPEVELIVRKQEEVNAAWQRLKGLSQQRQAKLFGSAEVQRFNRDVDETISWIKEKEQLMASDDFGRDLASVQALLRKHGGLERDLDALKDKVNTLGGDAERLQETHPPNASQIHLKKDELVTNWEQIQTLAAERHARLNDSYQLQRFTADFRDLTSWVTEMKALINADELANDVAGAEALLDRHQEHKGEIDAHEDSFRSTDEAGQALLNTGHYASEEVKEKLGILTQEKESLLELWEVRRQQYEQCMDLQLFYRDTEQVDNWMSKQEAFLLNEDLGDSLDSVEALVKKHEDFEKSLSAQEEKITALDEFATKLIQNNHYAKEDVATRRDALLSRRNALHERAQARRAALDDSFLLQQFFRDSDELKSWINEKMKTATDESYKDPSNLQGKVQKHQAFEAELTANQSRIDSLQKSGQELLDRKHYASTEVSARMEEVSSQWKKLQEATELKGIKLREANQQQQFNRNVEDIELWLYEVEGHLASDDFGKDLTSVQNLQKKHALLEADVAAHQDRIDGISIQARQFQEAGHFDADNIKKKQEALVVRYEALREPMAARKQKLSDSLRLQQLFRDVEDEETWIREKEPIASSTNRGKDLIGVQNLLKKHQALQAEITGHEPRIKMVTQKGDTMVEEGHFAGEEVKAKLAELHGRWDTLKSKASQRRQDLEDSLQAQQYFADANEAESWMREKEPIVGSPDYGKDEDSAEALLKKHEALMSDLSAYGSSIQALKEQAQSCRQQVAPTDDETGKELVLALYDYQEKSPREVTMKKGDILTLLNSTNKDWWKVEVNDRQGFVPAAYVKKLDPTQSSSRENLLDEHGSIAARQEQIENQLVTKEACSVSVRMKQVEELYGTLLELGEKRKNMLEKSCKKFMLFREANELQQWIHEKEGALTNEEVGSDLEQVEVLQKKFDDFQKDLKANESRLRDINKVASELESEGLMAEEAPMVQAQQQELLASAAGKDEPDSKTASPWKELNNRWRSLQQLAEDRSNMLGSAHEVQRFHRDADETKEWIEEKNQALNTDNYGHDLASVQALQRKHEGFERDLAALGDKVKSLGETAERLIQSHPEAVDDIQEKCTELNTAWSSLVGRADQRKEKLGNSHDLQRFLSDFRDLMSWINGIRGLVSSEELAKDVTGAEALLERHQEHRTEIDARAGTFQQFEHFGQQLLARGHYASPEIQQKLAALDRERADLENAWVQRRMMLDQCLELQLFNRDCEQAENWMAAREAFLASDDKGDSLDSVEALIKKHEDFDKAINVQEEKIAALQSFADQLIGADHYAKPEISNRRNEVLDRWRRLKAQMIEKRSKLGESQTLQQFSRDVDEIEAWISEKLQTATDESYKDPTNIQLSKLLSKHQKHQAFEAELHANADRIRGVIDTGNSLIQRGACAGSEDAVKARLSALDEQWQFLVNKSAEKSQKLKEANKQQNFNTGIKDFDFWLSEVEALLASEDYGKDLASVNNLLKKHQLLEADISAHEDRLKDLNGQADSLMASNAFDTSQVKDKRDAVNGRFAKIKSMAAGRRAKLNESHRLHQFFRDLDDEESWIKEKKLLVGSEDYGRDLTGVQNLRKKHKRLEAELGAHEPAIQSVLDTGKKLSDDNTIGQEEIQQRLAQFVEHWKELKDLSGARGRRLEESLEYQQFVANVEEEEAWINEKLNLVGSEDYGDTLAAVQGLLKKHEAFETDFTVHRDRVNDVCVNGEELIKKVLSPNPNTPRERSGSSPLMMTFLCWNQNNHHVDNISAKMAALRGKVSELERAAAQRKAKLDENSAFLQFNWKADVVESWIGEKENSLKTDDYGRDLSSVQTLLTKQETFDAGLQAFQQEGITNITALKDQLLAAKHVQSKAIEARHAALIKRWNQLLSNSAARKKKLLEAQEHFRKVEDLFLTFAKKASAFNSWFENAEEDLTDPVRCNSLEEIRALREAHEAFRSSLSSAQTDFNQLAELDQQIKSYQVVSNPYTWFTMEALEETWRNLQKIIKERELELQKEQRRQEENDKLRQEFAQHANAFHQWLQETRTYLLDGSCMVEESGTLESQLEATKRKHQEIRAMRSQLKKIEDLGAAMEEALILDNKYTEHSTVGLAQQWDQLDQLGMRMQHNLEQQIQARNTTGVTEEALKEFSMMFKHFDKEKSGRLNHQEFKSCLRSLGYDLPMVEEGEPDPEFEAILDTVDPNRDGNVSLQEYMAFMISRETENVKSSEEIESAFRALSTENKPYVTKEELYQNLTKEQADYCLSHMKPYLDSKGREVPSAFDFVEFTRSLFVN; encoded by the exons ATGGACATCGTAGGAGTCAAAGTGCTGGAGACAGCCGAAGACATCCAGGAACGCCGGCAGCAGGTTCTAGACCGCTACCGGCGTTTCAAGGAGCTGTCGGTTGTTCGCCGGCAGAAGCTGGAGGACTCGTACCGCTTCCAGTTCTTCCGCCGAGACGCTGATGAGTTGGAGAAGTGGATCCAGGAGAAACTGCAGATCGCCTCTGATGAGAACTACAAGGACCCGTCCAACCTGCAG GGTAAACTGCAGAAACATCAGGCCTTCGAAGCTGAAGTTCAGGCCAACTCTGGAGCCATCATCAAACTGGACAAGACTGGAAACCTGATGATCACCGAGGGACACTTCGCCTCCGAGACCATCCGG ACCCGTCTGGAGGAGCTGCACCGTCTGTGGGACCTCCTGCTGCAGAAGACCAAGGAGAAGGGGATGCGTCTGCTGCAGGCCCAGAAACTGGTCCAGTACCTGCGGGAGTGTGAAGATGCCCTGGACTGGATCAGCGACAAG GAGGCCATCGTCACCTCTGAGGAGGTGGGTCAGGACCTGGAGCACGTGGAGCTCCTGCAGAAGAAGTTCGAGGAGTTTCAGACGGATCTGGCGGCCCACGAGGAGCGCGTGAACGAGGTGAACCAGCTGGCGGCCAAGCTGATCCAGGAGGAGCACCCCGAGGTGGAGCTGATCGTCCGTAAGCAGGAGGAGGTGAACGCAGCCTGGCAGCGCCTGAAGGGTCTGTCCCAGCAGAGACAGGCCAAGCTCTTCggttctgctgaggttcagCGCTTCAACAG GGACGTTGATGAGACCATCAGCTGGATCAAGGAGAAGGAGCAGCTGATGGCCTCTGATGACTTCGGCAGAGACCTGGCCAGCGTTCAGGCTCTGCTGAGGAAACATGGAGGTCTGGAGAGAGACCTGGATGCTCTGAAGGACAAG GTGAACACTCTGGGAGGAGACGCAGAGCGCCTCCAGGAGACCCATCCCCCGAACGCTTCCCAGATCCACCTGAAGAAGGACGAGCTGGTCACCAACTGGGAGCAGATCCAAACCCTGGCTGCTGAACGCCACGCTCGCCTCAACGACTCCTACCA GCTGCAGCGTTTCACCGCAGACTTCAGGGACCTGACCAGCTGGGTGACGGAGATGAAGGCTCTGATCAACGCTGACGAACTGGCCAATGACGTGGCAGGAGCTGAGGCCCTGCTGGACCGCCACCAGGAGCACAAG GGGGAAATCGATGCTCATGAGGACAGTTTCAGATCCACGGATGAAGCTGGTCAGGCTCTGCTGAATACAGGACATTACGCCTCCGAGGAGGTCAAAGAAAAG CTCGGTATCCTGACTCAGGAGAAGGAGTCTCTGTTGGAGCTGTGGGAGGTTCGCCGGCAGCAGTACGAGCAGTGCATGGACCTGCAGCTCTTCTACAGAGACACGGAGCAGGTGGACAACTGGATGAGCAAACAGGAG GCGTTCCTGCTGAATGAAGACCTCGGGGACTCTCTGGACAGCGTGGAGGCGCTGGTGAAAAAACACGAGGACTTTGAGAAGTCCCTGAGCGCCCAGGAGGAGAAGATCACT GCTCTGGATGAATTTGCCACCAAGCTGATCCAGAACAACCACTACGCTAAAGAGGACGTGGCGACACGCAGAGATGCA CTTCTGAGCCGCAGGAACGCCCTGCATGAGCGAGCTCAGGCCCGCCGGGCCGCTCTGGACGACTCCTTCCTCCTGCAGCAGTTCTTCAGGGACTCTGACGAGCTGAAGAGCTGGATCAACGAGAAGATGAAGACCGCCACCGACGAGTCCTACAAG GACCCCTCCAACCTGCAGGGGAAGGTGCAGAAACACCAGGCCTTCGAGGCCGAGCTGACGGCCAATCAGAGCCGCATCGATTCTCTGCAGAAGTCGGGTCAGGAGCTGCTGGACAGGAAGCACTACGCGTCCACCGAGGTGTCGGCTCGCATGGAGGAGGTCAGCTCGCAGTGGAAGAAGCTGCAGGAGGCCACCGAGCTGAAGG GCATCAAGCTGCGCGAGgccaaccagcagcagcagttcaaCAGGAACGTGGAGGACATCGAGCTCTGGCTCTACGAGGTGGAGGGACACCTGGCGTCAGACGACTTCGGGAAAGACCTGACGAGCGTCCAGAACCTGCAGAAGAAGCACGCTCTGCTGGAGGCCGACGTGGCTGCTCACCAG GATCGGATCGACGGGATCTCGATCCAGGCCCGGCAGTTCCAGGAGGCCGGGCACTTTGATGCCGACAACATCAAGAAGAAGCAGGAAGCTCTGGTGGTCCGTTACGAAGCTCTGCGTGAGCCCATGGCCGCCCGCAAACAGAAACTGTCCGACTCGCTGCGACTGCAGCAGCTGTTCAGAGACGTGGAGGACGAGGAGACCTGGATCCGTGAGAAGGAACCCATCGCTTCTTCTACCAACAGAG GTAAAGACCTGATTGGTGTCCAGAACCTCCTGAAGAAGCACCAGGCGCTGCAAGCCGAGATCACGGGTCATGAACCTCGAATCAAGATGGTCACCCAGAAAGGAGACACCATGGTGGAGGAAG GGCACTTTGCAGGCGAGGAGGTGAAGGCCAAGCTGGCTGAACTTCACGGCCGCTGGGACACCCTGAAGTCCAAGGCGTCTCAGAGGAGACAGGACCTGGAGGACTCTCTGCAGGCCCAGCAGTACTTCGCTGACGCCAACGAGGCCGAGTCCTGGATGAGGGAGAAGGAGCCCATTGTCGGGAGTCCGGACTACGGCAAAGACGAGGACTCAGCTGAG GCTCTGCTGAAGAAGCACGAGGCCCTGATGTCGGACCTGTCTGCTTACGGCAGCAGCATCCAGGCCCTGAAGGAGCAGGCGCAGTCCTGCAGG CAACAAGTGGCTCCCACCGACGACGAGACCGGCAAGGAGCTGGTTCTGGCTCTGTACGACTACCAGGAGAAGAGCCCGCGAGAAGTGACCATGAAGAAGGGCGACATCCTCACCCTCCTCAACAGCACCAACAAG GACTGGTGGAAGGTGGAGGTGAACGACCGTCAGGGCTTCGTTCCTGCTGCCTACGTGAAGAAGTTGGACCCGACCCAGTCGTCCTCCAGGGAGAACCTTCTGGACGAACACGGCAGCATCGCAGCTCGTCAGGAACAGATCGAGAACca GCTGGTCACCAAGGAGGCCTGCAGCGTCTCTGTACGCATGAAGCAGGTGGAAGAGCT GTACGGCACGCTGCTGGAGCTGGGGGAGAAGCGTAAAAACATGCTGGAGAAGAGCTGCAAGAAGTTCATGTTGTTCCGCGAAGCCAACGAGCTGCAGCAGTGGATCCACGAGAAGGAGGGCGCCCTGACCAACGAGGAGGTGGGCTCCGACCTCGAGCAGGTCGAGGTTCTGCAGAAGAAGTTTGACGACTTCCAGAAG GACCTGAAGGCGAACGAGTCCCGGCTGAGAGACATCAACAAGGTGGCGTCAGAGCTGGAGTCTGAGGGTCTGATGGCTGAAGAAGCTCCGATGGTTCAGGCTCAG CAACAAGAGCTGCTGGCTTCTGCTGCCGGGAAG GATGAACCCGACTCCAAGACGGCGTCTCCGTGGAAG GAGCTGAATAATCGCTGGCGCTcgctgcagcagctggctgaggACCGGAGCAACATGCTGGGCAGCGCCCACGAGGTGCAGCGCTTCCACAG AGACGCTGATGAAACCAAAGAGTGGATCGAGGAGAAGAACCAGGCCCTCAACACAGACAACTACGGCCACGACCTGGCCAGCGTTCAGGCTCTGCAGCGGAAACACGAAGGCTTCGAGCGCGACCTGGCAGCTCTGGGCGATAAG GTGAAATCTCTGGGGGAGACGGCCGAGCGGCTGATCCAGTCCCACCCCGAGGCCGTGGACGACATCCAGGAGAAATGCACGGAGCTGAACACAGCCTGGAGCAGCCTGGTGGGGCGGGCCGACCAACGCAAGGAGAAGCTGGGAAACTCCCATGACCTGCAGCGCTTCCTGTCCGACTTCAG AGACCTGATGTCCTGGATCAATGGGATCCGGGGCCTGGTGTCCTCAGAGGAGCTGGCCAAGGACGTGACGGGAGCCGAAGCTCTGCTGGAGCGCCACCAG GAGCACCGCACCGAGATCGACGCTCGCGCCGGGACCTTCCAGCAGTTCGAGCACTTCGGCCAGCAGCTGCTGGCTCGAGGGCACTACGCCAGCCCCGAGATCCAGCAGAAGCTGGCGGCTCTGGACCGCGAGCGCGCCGACCTGGAGAACGCCTGGGTGCAGCGCCGCATGATGCTGGACCAGTGCCTGGAGCTGCAG ctcttTAACAGGGACTGTGAGCAGGCGGAGAACTGGATGGCGGCTCGGGAGGCGTTCCTCGCCAGCGATGATAAAGGCGACTCTCTGGACAGCGTGGAGGCGCTCATCAAGAAACACGAGGACTTCGACAAGGCCATCAACGTTCAG gaggagaagatCGCGGCTCTGCAGTCGTTTGCTGACCAGCTGATCGGAGCCGATCATTACGCCAAACCTGAGATCTCCAACCGCCGCAACGAGGTCCTGGACAG GTGGCGCCGGCTGAAGGCCCAGATGATTGAGAAGCGCTCGAAGCTGGGAGAGTCTCAGACCCTGCAGCAGTTCAGCCGGGACGTGGACGAGATCGAGGCCTGGATCAGCGAGAAACTCCAGACCGCCACCGACGAGTCCTACAAGGATCCCACCAACATCCAG CTGTCCAAGCTGCTG AGcaaacatcagaaacatcagGCGTTTGAGGCCGAGCTGCACGCCAACGCCGACAGGATCCGAGGCGTCATCGACACCGGGAACTCCCTGATCCAGAGAGGAGCGTGCGCCGGCAGCGAGGACGCCGTCAAG GCCCGGCTCAGCGCTCTGGATGAGCAGTGGCAGTTCCTCGTCAACAAATCAGCAGAGAAGAGTCAGAAACTGAAAGAAGCCAACAAGCAGCAGAACTTCAACACCGGCATTAAGGACTTTGACTTCTGGCTGTCTGAG GTGGAGGCCCTCCTGGCCTCCGAGGATTATGGGAAAGATCTGGCGTCGGTCAACAACCTGCTGAAGAAGCATCAGCTGCTGGAGGCGGATATTTCTGCTCATGAG GACCGTCTGAAGGACCTGAATGgtcaggccgacagcctgatgGCGAGCAACGCCTTCGACACGTCGCAGGTGAAGGACAAACGAGACGCCGTCAACGGGCGCTTCGCCAAGATCAAGAGCATGGCGGCGGGGAGGCGGGCCAAGCTGAACGAGTCGCACCGCCTCCATCAGTTCTTCAGGGACCTGGACGACGAGGAGTCCTGGATCAA AGAGAAGAAGTTACTGGTCGGGTCCGAGGATTACGGACGGGATTTGACGGGAGTGCAGAACCTGAGGAAGAAGCATAAGAGGCTGGAAGCTGAACTGGGAGCTCACGAGCCGGCCATCCAG TCGGTTCTGGACACGGGGAAGAAGCTGTCTGATGACAACACCATCGGGCAGGAGGAGATCCAGCAGAGGCTGGCCCAGTTCGTGGAGCACTGGAAGGAACTGAAGGACTTATCTGGAGCGAG GGGGAGGAGGCTGGAGGAGTCGCTGGAGTACCAGCAGTTTGTGGCGAACGtggaggaagaagaagcctgGATTAATGAGAAGTTGAACCTGGTTGGGAGCGAGGACTATGGAGACACGCTGGCTGCCGTGCAG GGTCTGCTGAAAAAACACGAGGCGTTTGAGACGGACTTCACCGTCCATCGAGACCGAGTCAACGACGTCTGTGTGAACGGAGAGGAGCTCATCAAGAAGGTACTGAGCCCGAACCCGAACACTCCAAGGGAACGAAGCGGTTCTTCTCCTCTGATGATGACTTTTCTCTGTTGGAACCAGAACAACCACCACGTGGACAACATCAGCGCCAAGATGGCGGCTCTGAGAGGAAAGGTGTCGGAGCTGGAGCGGGCGGCGGCGCAGAGGAAGGCCAAGCTGGACGAAAACTCTGCTTTCCTGCAGTTCAACTGGAAGGCCGACGTCGTGGAGTCCTGGATCg GGGAGAAGGAGAACAGCCTGAAGACCGACGACTACGGCAGAGATCTGTCCTCGGTCCAGACTCTGCTCACCAAGCAG GAGACCTTCGATGCGGGTCTTCAGGCCTTCCAGCAGGAAGGAATCACCAACATCACGGCTCTGAAGGACCAGCTGCTCGCTGCCAAACACGTGCAGTCCAAGGCCATCGAGGCGCGTCACGCCGCTCTGATCAAACGCTGGAACCAGCTGCTGTCCAACTCTGCCGCTCGCAAGAAGAAGCTGCTGGAAGCTCAGGAGCACTTCAGGAAG GTCGAGGACTTGTTCCTGACCTTCGCGAAGAAAGCCTCGGCGTTCAACAGCTGGTTTGAGAACGCGGAGGAGGACCTGACAGACCCGGTGAGGTGCAACTCTCTGGAGGAGATCCGGGCCCTGCGAGAAGCCCACGAGGCGTTCCGCTCCTCGCTGAGTTCTGCGCAGACCGACTTCAACCAGCTGGCTGAGCTGGACCAGCAGATCAAGAGCTACCAGGTGGTGTCCAACCCCTACACCTGGTTCACCATGGAGGCCCTGGAGGAGACGTGGAGGAACCTGCAGAAGATCATCAAG gagcgggagctggagctgcagaaggagcagaggaggcaggaggagaacGACAAGCTCCGCCAGGAGTTCGCTCAGCACGCCAACGCCTTCCACCAGTGGCTGCAGGAGACCAG GACGTATCTTCTGGACGG GTCCTGCATGGTCGAAGAGTCCGGGACTCTGGAGTCGCAGCTGGAGGCCACAAAG cGTAAGCACCAGGAGATCCGGGCCATGCGCAGCCAGCTGAAGAAGATCGAGGACCTGGGAGCAGCCATGGAGGAGGCGCTGATCCTGGACAACAAGTACACGGAGCACAGCACCGTGGGTCTGGCCCAGCAGTGGGACCAGCTGGACCAGCTGGGGATGAGGATGCAGCACAACCTGGAGCAGCAGATCCAGGCCCG aaACACGACCGGAGTCACAGAGGAGGCGCTGAAGGAGTTCAGCATGATGTTCAA GCACTTCGACAAGGAGAAGTCGGGTCGTCTGAACCACCAGGAGTTCAAGTCCTGCCTGCGGTCTCTGGGCTACGACCTGCCCATGGTGGAGGAGGGGGAACCGGACCCGGAGTTCGAGGCCATCCTGGACACGGTGGATCCCAACAG GGATGGGAACGTGTCGCTGCAGGAGTACATGGCCTTCATGATCAGCCGGGAGACGGAGAACGTGAAGTCCAGCGAGGAGATCGAGAGCGCCTTCCGGGCCCTGAGCACCGAGAACAAACCCTACGTCACGAAGGAGGAGCTGTACCAG AACCTGACCAAGGAGCAGGCGGACTACTGCCTGTCCCACATGAAGCCGTACCTGGACAGTAAGGGCCGCGAGGTTCCGTCGGCCTTCGACTTCGTGGAGTTCACCCGCTCGCTGTTCGTCAACTGA